From a single Rutidosis leptorrhynchoides isolate AG116_Rl617_1_P2 chromosome 5, CSIRO_AGI_Rlap_v1, whole genome shotgun sequence genomic region:
- the LOC139848923 gene encoding uncharacterized protein, which yields MLKVVASYDLWIWHAYFGPAGSNNDINVLNQSDLFKELLEDRALPCNYTVNGKHFTKGYYLADGIYPDWATLVKSFKSTVEPKTIKFKSNQESARKDIERAFGVLQGRFAIIKSPARQFYIEKIQCIMYTCVILHNMITEDNGRAFCGLEEDYQPVSRSLSIRERFDTHVQMDKELRDSTIHHFLRDNLIEHIWSLPPNARIRYNPQAGPSAIPEHVNDNDEAGPSGTNNQDEEEDEEEDEDDE from the coding sequence ATGTTGAAAGTGGTGGCCTCGTATGATTTGTGGATTTGGCACGCTTACTTTGGACCAGCTGGTTCAAATAATGATATCAATGTGTTAAATCAATCCGATTTATTTAAAGAGTTACTTGAAGATAGAGCTCTACCGTGTAACTATACGGTGAATGGAAAACATTTTACAAAAGGATATTATTTAGCGGACGGAATTTATCCTGATTGGGCGACCCTTGTGAAATCGTTCAAAAGTACGGTTGAaccaaaaacaataaaattcaaaAGTAACCAAGAGTCGGCAAGAAAGGATATCGAACGAGCTTTCGGTGTTCTTCAAGGTCGTTTTGCAATCATTAAAAGTCCTGCAAGACAATTCTATATCGAGAAGATACAGTGCATTATGTATACGTGCGTGATTTTACACAACATGATAACTGAAGATAATGGTCGAGCTTTTTGTGGGTTAGAGGAGGATTATCAACCGGTTAGTCGTTCATTATCAATAAGAGAAAGGTTCGATACGCATGTGCAAATGGACAAAGAACTACGAGATTCTACCATTCATCATTTCCTCCGAGACAACCTTATCGAACACATTTGGAGTTTACCACCAAATGCACGTATTAGATATAACCCACAAGCAGGGCCTTCGGCAATTCCTGAGCATGTCAATGACAATGATGAAGCAGGACCTTCGGGAACTAATAACCAAGACGAAGAGGAGGACGAAGAGGAAGATGAAGACGATGAGTAG